The Pecten maximus chromosome 14, xPecMax1.1, whole genome shotgun sequence genome includes a region encoding these proteins:
- the LOC117341842 gene encoding uncharacterized protein LOC117341842, with amino-acid sequence MYRLYIPQAKSLETSLQSVDRVHRYADLIKDHVTTPVTVFDEPYPVYVLKKIASDDRNTYQGLHDIVEILKDTAYIACAGMTSSNRNGTVYKTSGCTFTSSETKDIYLMVAELNRRATSHQDILPHLQDLQEQWLDSYNHLTKRQIILKAQEKRISLLGKDHASYDGDMKRWLNYKLKVESATSAHNALTNNFRQMLYKERRLRLDMEELEEELCQLLSLNIEIRLQKTLENMAKTIDLVDLDCSNTRYQVVKSRIQGVNVRDIVESLLRNCSMEYEYPNIQEFIQTTGFSEPLPSGEMISLSRHRKVRMDDKEFLTSFQGNFGEGTCE; translated from the exons ATGTATAGACTGTATATCCCCCAGGCCAAATCCCTGGAGACCTCACTACAAAG TGTTGACCGTGTACACAGATACGCTGATTTGATCAAGGATCACGTGACTACACCGGTGACGGTATTTGATGAACCATATCCTGTTTATGTCTTAAAGAAAATTGCGAGCGACGACAGGAATACCTACCAgg GTCTCCATGACATTGTTGAGATACTCAAGGACACCGCTTATATAGCATGCGCAGgaatgacgtcatcaaacaGAAATGGTACCGTGTACAAGACTTCCGGATGCAC ATTTACTTCATCCGAGACTAAAGACATATACTTGATGGTAGCGGAACTTAACAGGCGCGCCACTTCACACCAAGATATTCTTCCTCATCTCCAGGATCTGCAAGAG CAATGGTTGGATAGTTACAATCATCTGACAAAACGACAGATCATACTGAAGGCACAAGAAAAGAGGATATCTTTGCTGGGAAAAGACCATGCTTCTTACGATGGAGACATGAAAAGATGGCTGAATTACAAATTGAAAGTAGAAAGCGCCACTTCCGCCCACAACGCCTTGACTAATAACTTCCGGCAAATGTTATATAAAGAACGGCGGTTACGCCTTGATATGGAAGAG CTTGAGGAAGAACTCTGCCAACTTCTAAGCCTGAATATTGAAATCAGACTCCAGAAAACTCTTGAAAACATGGCGAAGACTATAGACCTCGTTGACCTAGACTGTAGTAACACAAG ATACCAGGTTGTGAAATCTCGTATACAGGGCGTTAATGTACGAGACATCGTCGAGAGTTTGCTACGAAATTGCAGCATGGAATATGAATACCCAAACATTCAA GAGTTCATCCAGACCACTGGATTCTCGGAGCCGTTACCGAGTGGTGAAATGATCAGTCTGTCACGACACAGGAAGGTCAGAATGGATGACAAAGAATTTCTGACGTCATTCCAAGGGAATTTTGGTGAAGGTACGTGTGAATAA
- the LOC117341844 gene encoding A disintegrin and metalloproteinase with thrombospondin motifs adt-1-like: MALSTLGVWTLVCLVYQFGGVIGAPDNRGTEFIIGYMENIAESINVELFVTTMRTTTVNVRVTAPRYSSAGINEAFSVTAGTVKQLFFHPRVRLSGNEMSSKAVLISADDEVVIYGVNKERYSCDAFLGLPTDVLGTEYYAVTYYPPSRQCELLIVGVNDSTSVSITPGDAIGSRYISWGGRNYYKGNTLTVTMNRFDTFQLVTYGDLTGTYISSTKAVSVFSGNRKTNIGRGGSSDHLVEHLTNVDTWGKRFVTVPVPNRSVGDYFKFIASESSTSVTISGGYSNSFTLSKAGSMVQKTISSRAYCLVESDKPILVVQFCLSQQSSSEKSDPMMMIIPPVEQYGADYTFTTPKYSLGSYSNYFMFIIKESEKSGLRVDGNAFPSSTVYNRISGTDYVGGYISVSEGSHTVRHTSPISIFGGYLYGQANYETYGFTTGMRMAGINTVCIPTSTVVGDGIDNDCDGLIDEELCTTENQGRDDDGDGQAEEDCATPPPIDGGWSSYSSYGACSLSCRSAAGGATSGIKTQTRYCNNPTPKYDGKQCSGSATNTATCTPSNYCPIDGSWGSWGSYGSCSVTCGSGSMTKTRQCNNPSPAHGGSYCSSSGSQTASCTLSACPIDGGWSSYGNWGSCSRSCGTGLRSRTRQCNNPSPANNGADCVGSTTSTEACNTQACPIDGGWSSWGSYGSCSVTCAGGLKYRTRSCSNPSPQHGGASCGNSDTSSASCNTNPCPIDGGWSSYGNWGSCSRSCGTGSRSRTRQCNSPAPAYNGADCVGSDTNTETCNTHPCPIDGGWTSWGSYGSCSVTCAGGLKSRTRSCTNPAPQHGGASCGNSDTSSASCNTNPCPIDGEWSSWGSYGSCSVTCAGGVKYRTRSCTNPAPQYGGASCGNADTSSTTCNTFPCPIDGVWGSWGSYAPCTLTCKDYGTSQTGTKTRTRSCDNPAPQYNGADCPNSDTHVATCTTSTYCPINGVWSAWNSWNTCSVTCASGVQHRSRTCTNPPAQYGGLPCSGSTNDSQVCTLPPCPIDGAWSSWSAWGSCTVTCGGGTATRGRSCTNPTPQYGGAQCSGNVTDTMDCNTAVCIIDGDWAEWNPWGTCTISCGNGTRSRIRSCSDPLPLNGGLQCPGASSDFSECNTQDCPVRQAGVYQQLCPANWFTCESGQITCIDRSYMCDCANDCDDGSDETEGYAGCNSALLQACGNGADGVLLFSKWLGALVLSTIWLLWR, encoded by the exons ATGGCTCTATCGACACTGG GTGTTTGGACTCTGGTGTGTCTTGTGTACCAGTTCGGGGGTGTCATCG GTGCACCTGACAACCGTGGTACCGAGTTTATCATCGGATATATGGAGAACATTGCAGAGTCCATCAATGTCGAACTCTTTGTCACAACGATGAGGACGACGACAGTAAATGTTAGAGTGACAGCCCCGAGATACAGTTCCGCCGGAATAAATGAGGCGTTCTCTGTCACAGCCGGAACTGTTAAACAGCTCTTCTTCCACCCCCGTGTTCGTCTGAGCGGTAACGAAATGAGCTCCAAAGCCGTTCTGATTTCCGCCGACGATGAAGTAGTCATTTACGGAGTCAACAAGGAGAGATACTCATGCGATGCCTTTCTTGGACTCCCGACTGATGTACTAGGAACTGAGTACTATGCCGTTACCTATTACCCTCCGTCCAGGCAGTGTGAGCTGTTGATTGTCGGTGTGAATGACAGCACGTCAGTAAGTATCACACCGGGGGACGCCATTGGAAGCCGATATATCTCATGGGGTGGACGAAACTACTACAAAGGCAACACACTCACCGTTACAATGAACAGGTTCGATACATTCCAGTTAGTCACATACGGCGATCTCACAGGGACATATATCAGTTCCACCAAGGCTGTATCTGTCTTCAGTGGAAACAGGAAAACGAACATTGGCAGAGGAGGCAGCTCTGATCATTTGGTTGAGCATCTTACAAATGTTGACACTTGGGGAAAGCGTTTTGTAACTGTTCCTGTCCCAAACAGATCAGTTGGGGACTACTTTAAGTTTATTGCCAGTGAAAGTAGCACGAGCGTCACGATAAGTGGAGGTTATTCTAACTCTTTCACACTAAGCAAAGCTGGATCGATGGTGCAAAAGACAATTTCTTCCAGAGCTTATTGTCTTGTTGAATCTGACAAACCAATTCTAGTTGTACAGTTTTGTCTGAGTCAACAGTCTTCAAGCGAAAAATCTGACCCTATGATGATGATTATTCCACCAGTGGAACAGTACGGAGCCGACTATACATTCACCACACCAAAGTACTCCCTTGGGTCATACAGCAACTACTTCATGTTCATCATAAAGGAATCTGAGAAATCTGGACTTAGAGTCGATGGTAATGCATTCCCCTCCAGCACTGTATACAACAGAATTAGCGGTACTGACTATGTTGGGGGTTACATCAGCGTGTCCGAGGGGTCCCACACTGTACGTCACACATCTCCCATCTCTATCTTCGGAGGATACCTGTACGGCCAGGCAAACTACGAGACATACGGATTTACTACAGGAATGCGTATGGCCGGAATCAACACG GTGTGTATTCCGACCAGTACAGTGGTTGGAGATGGTATTGACAATGACTGTGACGGTCTGATCGACGAGGAGCTGTGTACTACAGAGAATCAGGGAAGAG ATGATGACGGCGATGGTCAGGCAGAGGAAGACTGTGCGACACCTCCGCCAA TTGACGGTGGTTGGAGTTCATATAGTTCGTACGGGGCGTGCTCGCTTTCGTGTCGATCAGCAGCAGGCGGCGCTACCTCCGGGATCAAAACCCAGACTCGATATTGCAACAACCCTACACCCAAATATGACGGCAAACAGTGTTCAGGGAGTGCCACAAACACCGCAACATGTACCCCATCCAACTACTGTCCAA TTGATGGCAGCTGGGGTAGTTGGGGGTCGTATGGTTCCTGCTCCGTGACGTGTGGTAGTGGATCAATGACGAAGACAAGACAATGTAATAACCCTTCACCAGCGCATGGCGGAAGTTACTGTAGCAGTTCTGGTTCACAAACGGCTAGTTGTACATTGAGCGCATGTCCAA TTGATGGTGGCTGGAGTTCGTATGGAAACTGGGGATCATGCTCAAGAAGTTGTGGGACTGGATTACGTTCCAGAACGAGGCAGTGTAATAATCCGTCTCCAGCAAACAATGGTGCCGATTGTGTCGGATCTACAACCAGTACTGAAGCATGTAACACACAGGCCTGTCCAA TTGACGGTGGTTGGTCATCTTGGGGGAGTTATGGTTCCTGTTCTGTGACATGCGCAGGAGGTTTGAAGTACCGGACGCGTTCATGTTCAAATCCTTCCCCACAGCACGGAGGGGCCTCCTGTGGAAACTCTGACACCAGCAGCGCGAGCTGTAACACAAACCCGTGTCCGA TTGATGGTGGCTGGAGCTCTTACGGAAATTGGGGGTCGTGTTCAAGGAGTTGTGGAACTGGATCACGATCCAGAACGAGGCAGTGTAATAGTCCGGCCCCGGCATACAATGGCGCCGACTGCGTCGGCTCTGATACAAACACAGAAACTTGTAACACTCACCCTTGTCCAA TTGATGGTGGTTGGACCTCTTGGGGGAGTTATGGTTCCTGTTCTGTGACATGCGCAGGAGGATTGAAGTCCCGGACGCGTTCATGTACAAATCCTGCTCCACAGCACGGAGGGGCGTCATGCGGAAACTCTGACACAAGCAGCGCGAGCTGTAACACAAACCCGTGTCCGA TCGATGGAGAATGGTCCTCTTGGGGCAGTTATGGTTCCTGTTCCGTGACATGCGCAGGAGGTGTGAAGTACCGGACGCGATCATGCACGAATCCTGCTCCGCAGTACGGAGGGGCGTCATGTGGAAACGCTGACACAAGTAGCACTACCTGTAATACATTTCCATGTCCGA TTGACGGAGTATGGGGCTCTTGGGGAAGCTACGCTCCATGCACACTTACATGTAAGGATTATGGAACGTCCCAAACCGGAACAAAGACCAGGACCCGTTCCTGTGACAATCCTGCCCCACAGTACAATGGCGCCGACTGTCCTAATTCTGACACTCACGTCGCGACATGTACTACGTCCACTTACTGTCCAA TTAACGGCGTATGGTCTGCATGGAACAGCTGGAACACTTGCTCAGTAACATGTGCCAGTGGAGTTCAGCACAGATCGAGAACATGTACAAATCCACCAGCTCAATATGGCGGTCTTCCGTGCAGCGGAAGTACAAATGACAGCCAAGTGTGCACCCTGCCACCTTGCCCAA TTGACGGCGCATGGTCAAGTTGGAGTGCTTGGGGTTCATGTACTGTCACCTGCGGAGGGGGGACTGCCACCAGGGGTCGCTCTTGTACAAATCCAACTCCGCAATATGGCGGTGCTCAGTGTTCTGGCAATGTCACGGATACAATGGACTGTAACACGGCTGTCTGTATAA TTGATGGCGATTGGGCTGAATGGAATCCATGGGGCACATGCACAATTTCTTGCGGAAATGGAACCCGTTCACGAATCAGGAGTTGTTCTGACCCACTTCCACTCAACGGTGGACTTCAATGTCCCGGAGCATCCAGTGATTTCAGCGAGTGTAACACACAGGACTGTCCTGTCCGTCAAGCTGGTGTTTACCAACAG TTGTGCCCCGCAAACTGGTTTACCTGCGAAAGCGGTCAGATCACCTGTATAGACAGGTCATATATGTGTGACTGTGCCAATGATTGTGACGACGGAAGTGACGAAACAGAGGGTTATGCCGGATGTAACTCCGCCTTGCTGCAGGCTTGTGGGAACGGGGCAGATG GTGTCTTGCTGTTTTCCAAGTGGCTCGGTGCATTGGTTTTATCCACGATCTGGTTGTTGTGGCGGTGA